In Dermacentor andersoni chromosome 4, qqDerAnde1_hic_scaffold, whole genome shotgun sequence, the following proteins share a genomic window:
- the LOC129386639 gene encoding uncharacterized protein encodes MLRRFDELERKQEEQLAKHDTTNGKLEEQALTIQSIEESLYLISSKYDEVLKTLETPNQEVKELKKKTMDMEAQLIAKNIRLSQLEMEVNRMESYSRRRLELSLPSIEEVGVVHRIKGKADAEAPILVRFTKRETREKWLAKRNMLKHENIYINENLTHLAKKLRWMAKRQATEKHYKYVWVRNGPIFVKKIEGAPVILVENEADLRKIT; translated from the exons ATGCTACGCCGTTTTGATGAGCTCGAAAGAAAGCAGGAGGAGCAGCTGGCTAAACATGATACCACCAATGGAAAACTTGAGGAGCAAGCATTAACAATACAGAGCATAGAAGAATCACTCTATTTGATCTCTTCCAAATATGATGAAGTGCTTAAAACTCTTGAAACCCCGAATCAAGAAGTAAAAGAGCTAAAGAAAAAAACTATGGACATGGAAGCTCAGCTGATAGCAAAAAACATTAGACTTTCTCAACTGGAAATGGAGGTGAATAGGATGGAATCCTATTCAAGAC GGAGACTCGAACTATCCCTTCCCAGCATTGAGGAAGTCGGAGTTGTGCACAGGATTAAAGGCAAAGCAGATGCTGAGGCTCCCATACTAGTCCGTTTCACCAAGAGAGAAACAAGAGAAAAGTGGCTTGCAAAACGAAACATGCTGAAACATGAGAACATTTACATAAATGAAAATTTGACACATCTAGCCAAGAAGCTTCGATGGATGGCAAAGCGCCAAGCAACTGAAAAACACTACAAATATGTTTGGGTGCGAAACGGTCCTATATTTGTTAAGAAAATTGAAGGTGCCCCTGTTATTCTTGTTGAGAACGAAGCGGATCTGCGCAAGATAACGTGA